From the genome of Carassius gibelio isolate Cgi1373 ecotype wild population from Czech Republic chromosome A16, carGib1.2-hapl.c, whole genome shotgun sequence, one region includes:
- the LOC128030669 gene encoding E3 ubiquitin-protein ligase CBL isoform X1 has protein sequence MATARRSSQTPDTSQSMSQPPTSADRKLLDKVLRRLDKLHRLSTDPRLGLKSSPPYLPELVSETTIHLTEVWAPYRGSVMAVPRSDEGDYLRIHIRHLLDKADRAVLLFKEGKERMFEETSSYRRNLTKLSLLFSHMLNELQALFPGGRFQGDTYRITKTEAKDFWRKAFGHNCIVQWNIFKQQLKRVHSFEEGMEAMALKSTVDLTCNDHISIFEFDIFTRLFQPWSTLLRNWNHLAVTHPGYMAFLTYDQVRVRLEHYRHRPGSYIFRLSCTQMGQWAIGHVTSDGSIVQTIPKNTPLFQALIQGFSEGCYLYPDGRDVNPDLTSLCSPTHKGRIKVTEEQYELYCEIGSTFQLCKICTERDKDTRIQPCGHLLCQRCLTGWQKSDGHTCPYCRCDIRGTESILIEPYLPTRDRRAGGKEEEEEDEDEEEDHVDIELVMKKLACMKKISQEEYQVPHSSLSLPPLPPKRHSLSPCPSPKPPSRSLSTGTQKVKPSSWSENMLRQTSSDRSEELLEDFRPSSLPNVRLSGVSCEGPPESVKMKRKAKRRNKEEEDHDRALADSAFPLGSYNHGDMEGNTSS, from the exons ATGGCAACAGCTAGACGTTCGAGTCAAACTCCTGACACTTCTCAATCCATGTCCCAGCCCCCCACCAGCGCGGACCGTAAGCTTCTTGACAAAGTTCTCAGGAGACTCGACAAACTTCATAGACTGAGCACTGACCCCAGACTTGGTCTTAAAAGCAGCCCGCCGTACCTTCCCGAACTAGTGTCGGAGACCACCATCCACCTGACAGAAGTATGGGCTCCCTACAGGGGGTCCGTGATGGCCGTGCCACGAAGTGACGAGGGTGATTATCTGAGGATCCATATTCGACACTTGCTGGACAAGGCAGATCGAGCTGTGCTGCTGTTCAAGGAGGGCAAGGAGAGGATGTTTGAAGAGACATCAAGCTACAG GAGAAATCTTACTAAGTTGTCACTCCTCTTCAGCCACATGTTGAATGAACTACAAGCTTTGTTTCCTGGGGGACGATTTCAGGGCGATACTTACAGAATTACAAAGACAGAGGCCAAAGACTTTTGGAGGAAAGCCTTTGGACACAA ctgtaTAGTGCAGTGGAACATTTTTAAACAGCAGCTGAAGAGGGTTCATAGCTTTGAAGAGGGAATGGAGGCCATGGCTTTGAAGTCCACGGTTGATCTCACTTGTAATGATCACATATCCATCTTTGAGTTCGATATATTCACCAGGCTTTTTCAG CCCTGGTCAACTTTGTTAAGAAACTGGAATCATTTAGCAGTAACTCACCCAGGATACATGGCGTTTCTCACCTATGACCAGGTCCGGGTCCGACTAGAGCACTACAGACATCGTCCTGGCAG CTACATCTTTCGTCTCAGTTGCACACAAATGGGTCAGTGGGCGATTGGTCATGTGACCAGTGATGGCAGCATCGTGCAAACCATTCCTAAAAATACACCTCTCTTCCAAGCACTCATACAAGGTTTCAGTGAGGGCTG CTACTTATACCCTGATGGGCGTGATGTGAACCCTGACCTCACCAGCCTGTGCAGTCCAACTCACAAGGGTCGAATCAAAGTCACTGAG GAGCAGTATGAATTGTACTGTGAGATTGGCAGCACATTTCAGCTCTGCAAAATCTGCACAGAACGAGACAAGGACACTCGCATTCAGCCCTGCGGCCATCTTCTGTGTCAGCGCTGCTTGACTGGCTGGCAG AAGTCAGATGGGCACACATGCCCCTACTGCCGCTGTGACATCAGAGGCACAGAGTCCATCCTCATTGAGCCTTACCTGCCAACCAGAGACAGGAGGGCAGGGgggaaggaggaagaggaggaagacgaagatgaggaggaggatcacgTGGATATAGAGCTGGTGATGAAAAAACTGGCTTGTATGAAAAAG ATTTCTCAGGAGGAGTATCAAGTTCCCCATTCCAGTCTGTCACTTCCTCCCCTTCCTCCCAAAAGACATTCACTCTCCCCTTGTCCATCTCCAAAACCACCCTCCAGATCCTTGAGCACAGGCACACAG AAAGTCAAACCCAGTTCCTGGTCAGAAAACATGCTAAGACAAACTTCCTCAGATAG AAGTGAGGAACTTTTGGAAGACTTCCGTCCCTCCTCTCTGCCAAATGTCAGACTCA GTGGGGTGTCTTGTGAAGGGCCTCCAGAAAGTGTAAAAATGAAGAGGAAAGCGAAAAGAAGGAACAAGGAAGAAGAAGATCATGACAGAGCTTTGGCGGATTCAGCATTTCCCTTAGGAAGTTATAATCATGGGGATATGGAAGGAAACACTTCATCCTGA
- the LOC128030669 gene encoding E3 ubiquitin-protein ligase CBL isoform X2 yields the protein MAVPRSDEGDYLRIHIRHLLDKADRAVLLFKEGKERMFEETSSYRRNLTKLSLLFSHMLNELQALFPGGRFQGDTYRITKTEAKDFWRKAFGHNCIVQWNIFKQQLKRVHSFEEGMEAMALKSTVDLTCNDHISIFEFDIFTRLFQPWSTLLRNWNHLAVTHPGYMAFLTYDQVRVRLEHYRHRPGSYIFRLSCTQMGQWAIGHVTSDGSIVQTIPKNTPLFQALIQGFSEGCYLYPDGRDVNPDLTSLCSPTHKGRIKVTEEQYELYCEIGSTFQLCKICTERDKDTRIQPCGHLLCQRCLTGWQKSDGHTCPYCRCDIRGTESILIEPYLPTRDRRAGGKEEEEEDEDEEEDHVDIELVMKKLACMKKISQEEYQVPHSSLSLPPLPPKRHSLSPCPSPKPPSRSLSTGTQKVKPSSWSENMLRQTSSDRSEELLEDFRPSSLPNVRLSGVSCEGPPESVKMKRKAKRRNKEEEDHDRALADSAFPLGSYNHGDMEGNTSS from the exons ATGGCCGTGCCACGAAGTGACGAGGGTGATTATCTGAGGATCCATATTCGACACTTGCTGGACAAGGCAGATCGAGCTGTGCTGCTGTTCAAGGAGGGCAAGGAGAGGATGTTTGAAGAGACATCAAGCTACAG GAGAAATCTTACTAAGTTGTCACTCCTCTTCAGCCACATGTTGAATGAACTACAAGCTTTGTTTCCTGGGGGACGATTTCAGGGCGATACTTACAGAATTACAAAGACAGAGGCCAAAGACTTTTGGAGGAAAGCCTTTGGACACAA ctgtaTAGTGCAGTGGAACATTTTTAAACAGCAGCTGAAGAGGGTTCATAGCTTTGAAGAGGGAATGGAGGCCATGGCTTTGAAGTCCACGGTTGATCTCACTTGTAATGATCACATATCCATCTTTGAGTTCGATATATTCACCAGGCTTTTTCAG CCCTGGTCAACTTTGTTAAGAAACTGGAATCATTTAGCAGTAACTCACCCAGGATACATGGCGTTTCTCACCTATGACCAGGTCCGGGTCCGACTAGAGCACTACAGACATCGTCCTGGCAG CTACATCTTTCGTCTCAGTTGCACACAAATGGGTCAGTGGGCGATTGGTCATGTGACCAGTGATGGCAGCATCGTGCAAACCATTCCTAAAAATACACCTCTCTTCCAAGCACTCATACAAGGTTTCAGTGAGGGCTG CTACTTATACCCTGATGGGCGTGATGTGAACCCTGACCTCACCAGCCTGTGCAGTCCAACTCACAAGGGTCGAATCAAAGTCACTGAG GAGCAGTATGAATTGTACTGTGAGATTGGCAGCACATTTCAGCTCTGCAAAATCTGCACAGAACGAGACAAGGACACTCGCATTCAGCCCTGCGGCCATCTTCTGTGTCAGCGCTGCTTGACTGGCTGGCAG AAGTCAGATGGGCACACATGCCCCTACTGCCGCTGTGACATCAGAGGCACAGAGTCCATCCTCATTGAGCCTTACCTGCCAACCAGAGACAGGAGGGCAGGGgggaaggaggaagaggaggaagacgaagatgaggaggaggatcacgTGGATATAGAGCTGGTGATGAAAAAACTGGCTTGTATGAAAAAG ATTTCTCAGGAGGAGTATCAAGTTCCCCATTCCAGTCTGTCACTTCCTCCCCTTCCTCCCAAAAGACATTCACTCTCCCCTTGTCCATCTCCAAAACCACCCTCCAGATCCTTGAGCACAGGCACACAG AAAGTCAAACCCAGTTCCTGGTCAGAAAACATGCTAAGACAAACTTCCTCAGATAG AAGTGAGGAACTTTTGGAAGACTTCCGTCCCTCCTCTCTGCCAAATGTCAGACTCA GTGGGGTGTCTTGTGAAGGGCCTCCAGAAAGTGTAAAAATGAAGAGGAAAGCGAAAAGAAGGAACAAGGAAGAAGAAGATCATGACAGAGCTTTGGCGGATTCAGCATTTCCCTTAGGAAGTTATAATCATGGGGATATGGAAGGAAACACTTCATCCTGA